The genomic region CCGGGAATTCGCTCGACCCATTCCCGCACCGTCGTCGCGATCCTCGAGCACCGCCGCCCCAGCTCCACCCCGTCCAGCGCTTCACCCACGTCTGAGGGAAAATCGATCCGTGCCTCGACCTCGGCGAGCAACGCCACGAGCTCCGAATCGACGTCCGCCACGCGCCGGGACAAAGAGCCGCCCAAGGCCCCCATCGCGGCCCGAAGCGAGCGCTCGCTTCGGGAGCGGATCAACGCCGCCACCGACTCGGCCTGAGCCAAATCCAGCTTTCCATTTCGAAACGCACGCTCCGTGAACTCGCCCGGGCGCGCCGCCCGCGCCCCCGCGCGCACCAATACGTCGATGATCGCGCGCGGAATCGCCGGCCCGCCGTGGGAGGAGATCTCGACCACGTCTTCACCGGTATAGGAGTGCGGCGATCGAAATACGGAAAGGAGAACCGAATCGAGCGGGGCGCGGTCGACCCCTAAAAACGAACCGAAGAGGATCCGGTGGGAGGCGCTATCGGCCGGCGAGAGCCGGCCGTGAAACTGCTTCGACGCGAGCGCGAGCGCGTCCGGTCCGCTGAGCCGCGTGACCGCTATCGCCGATTCGCCGGGCGCCGTCGCGAGCGCGACGATCGTATCGTTTACCACCATCGCCGATCCCGCTCATTCAGGCTTCGCCCCGGCCTTGCGGATCACGACGCGCTTGAAGTAGCCGTCACCGACGGTGACGGTCTCCATGCCCGCATGCTCCGCCACCTCCAGATGCACGATGCGGCGCTCCGAGGCGGGCAACGGGTCGGTCGAGAGCTCCTCGCCGGTCCGCCGCACCTCCTCCATCAGCCCGCGCGCCATCTCGCGCAGCCCCTCGATCTGGCGATCGCGGAACCCGGCGACGTCCACCTCCACGCGCGGCGGCGACTCCTCGGGCATCTTGGCGCGGATCATTCGGCCAAGGAGGTGCTGAAACGCGGACAGGGTCTCCCCGTCTTTCCCGATCAGGAACTGATCCTGCTCCCCCGCGTCGAGCGCGATCCGGATCCCGTGCTGGGTCTTCTCCGCCTCGACCGAGCCCGGGAATCCCATGCTCTCCAACAGCCCCACCGACATCTCGCGCACCATCGCGACGATCTCCGGCGTGATCTTGGCGGGATCCATCGGCGGCGGCGGCGGGCCATAGTTCGCGGCCTCGCGGCGCGGCTCGCGACGTCCCATGCCCCGTCCACCCTCCGACCGGTCGTAGCCCCGTGCTTCGCCCGGCGCCGCGGGTGCCCTGCGGGCAGCGCCGCCGGCCGGCTCGGGAGGACGCCGCCGCGCGCGGATCTTCACCGCGCGGTAGCCGCCGCCGGATTCGGCGGACCGACCCGGGTCCAGGATCTCGATCGAGAGGTCATCGGGCTCGAGCCCAAGCTGGTCGGCCGCGTCGCGGACCGCTTCCCCGAAGCTCGGGGCCTCGGCGTCGACGTGGGGCTCGTTCGCGGGATCGAATTGAGAGGCGTTCGCTTGCATCGTCAGGCGCTCGTCGGTTCCGTGTCGTCAGCCGCCCGCGGCCATTTTCCGGTCTTCCGCGGCGTTCACGAGGTACTGCTGGATCGCTGAGAGGACGTTGTTCATGGTCCAGTAAAGGATGACGCCCGAGGGGAAACTATACATGAAGACGAGCATCATGACCGGCATCAGCATCATCATTGTTTTTTGCTGCGGGGCGACCGGGGTCTGGGACTGCATGAGGTAGGTGCTCCCGGTCATGATGACCGGGAACAGGTGGACCGGGAACCCGGCGACCCTCATGAGGACGTCCGGCGTCGAGAGGTCCTGCACGTACGCCATGAAGCCCGCCCCGCGCAGCTCGATCGAGTTCAGAAGCACGTTGTAGAGCGCGAAAAAGACCGGAATCTGGAGGAGCATCGGCAGGCACCCGCTGACCGGGTTCACCTTGTATTCCTTATATAGGGCCATCATGGCCTGGTTCATCTTGGCCGGATCGTTCTTGTACTTGTCCTGGATCGACTTCACCTGCGGCTGGAGATGGTGCATCACCTTCATCGACCGAAGGCTCGACTGCGTGAGCGGGTAGAAGACGAGCTTCGTGGCAAGCGAGATCAGTATGATCGCGATCCCGTAGTTCGGGATGTGCTTGTGGATGAAGTTGAGGCACCAGAGGAGGAGCGCGCTCAGCCCGGTGATCCATCGCCAGCCCAGGTTCGCGAGCCGATCGAGCTCGGCCCCGAGGGCGACCAGCGTGTTGTAGTGGATGGGCCCCGCGTAGAGCCTGGCGTGGCGCACGACCTCGGTCCCGGGAGGCGCCGCTCCCAGGAGCCACACGGTCGGCTGGCCGTCCTCGAGCTTCGTGAACTGCGCGTCCTCGACCGTCGCCGAGTCCGGGACGATCGCGGCCACGAAGTACTTGCTCCGGTCCCCCGCCCACCGGATGTTCCCCTTCAGCGCCCTCGCCCCATCCTTCTGAATGTGGACCGCGTCGACGACCTCCAGCTTATCCCCGACGAGCGCGACCGCCTGATTCAGCCGGGGATTCAGCATCGTGTCGGTGACCGGGAGCGCCTGCGCCCAGCCCCATCGGTACTGAATCGGGCCGTACTGGACAGGCACCGTGATCCGAAGCTCGAGATCGAGGGCCACCGAGTTGGGCCCCATGCGGTAGGTCTTGCTCACGCGCACGCCGCTCGAGTCTTCCGCGACGAATGTGATCGAGGTGTCCATCGCCGCTGGGGGCACGACGCGGAACGGAACGTCGGTGAAGTCGTAGGTGAAGTAAGGAGTCGTGACGATGAGCTGGAGCGCGCGCTGGCCGGGCGGGACCAGGTTGACCGGCACCTTCCCGTGCGCCAGGTCAGGGTATTTGGGAAGGATCCACTCCGAGATGGTCGCGCCCTTGCTCGTGAAGGTCGCGTTCGCGAGCCCGCTCGTGAGCTGGCGCTCGACGATCGGCGCCGCGTGCACCCGCGGCCCCGAGGTCGCGACGAGCGCTGCGGTCCCGCCGCCGGGCTTCGCGGGGGTCGTGGAGGTCGGAGTTTGCGTCGACGACTGGGACGGCGCGACCCCCGGCGAGCCCGCCATCCCCGTCGAATCCTGACCGGTCGTCGGCTGGGCCGGATGGCGGTTGCGGCCCCACCGGGACATCAGGAACTGATCCCCGATCAGAACCGCCATGATCAGAACAACTGCAAGTATCGTCCGTCGATCCATCGACTTGCGTGCCGCCCCCTCAGGGGACGGGGTCGTAGCCTCCCGGATGGAATGGGTGGCAGCGGAGGATACGACGGAGGGCAAGTCCGAAGCCTGAGAGCGCGCCGTGTCGTGTCAGCGCTTCCTCGGCGTAGACCGAGCAGCTCGGCTCGAAGCGGCAGGCCCGAGGGAGCACCACGGAGATCATGGCGCGATAGGCGCGAACGAAGAAGATAAGGAGGGCCGTCACGCCGGCTCCTTCGAGAGGAGCCGGTTCATCTCGCCCGAGACGTCGTGAAGGGTCGCGGCCGCGCACGGGGTGCGCGCGATCCAGATCCGCCAGCTCGACTCCTCGCGCCGCGCGGCCGGAACGCCGCGAAATGCTTCCCGCAGAAGCCGCTTCGCCCGGTTTCGTTTCACGGCCGTGCCCACCTTCCGGCTCGCGACGAACGCCACGCGGCCATGCTCCTCCGGCCGGCCCAAGCTGACGAGGGTCATCAGAACGCCGGGAAAGGATCGGCCCGATCGATACACTTCGCGGAATTGCCACCCCGAGTGGAGGCGGCGATCGCGCGGCGGGATCGCGCCGGCCATGGGGATTGCGTCCGTGGAGACCGTGCTAGACCGTGAGACGCTTGCGGCCCCGCTCACGGCGGCGCTTCAACACCGCGCGGCCACCTCGGGAACTCATCCGCTCGCGGAAGCCGTGGACCTTTTTCCTGCGGCGATTGTGCGGCTGAAAGGTGCGCTTCACTGTAGGAGTGCCTCGAAGATCGGGTTAATTGCCTTTAGACACGAGCGATGGAGTCTACCGGGACGGGGCTCTCGGGTCAATTCGGAAACGTGGATCGATTTCAAGGCGAATTTGAGGGCCCGCGATCGCGCGCGGCGCGCCTCTAACTGATGTTAAATTCCCGTTAGTTCCTGTCCTTAAAATTTTCGTTGCACGGTTCCACGCGCGGGTCGTACGGTGCGGGCGTTGACCTGGGCCGCGACCCGACATCGCGCTCGAGCCGACTCGAATCCACTCTCCCGTAAGATGCGCGCCTCGAGCGCGCGGCCTTCACCAGGGTTCTGAATGCAGTGATCTACGCCGCGACGGGTCCATTCGTTTGGGGGCGTAACGGATCGAACAGACATCCGTTACGCCTCCATCTTTTTGGGGATAAACTTGTGGATAAGAGGGTGGAAAGGACGTGGAGATGGTGTTCGCAGTTGGGGAAAGTGTTGGGGACGATCTGATGATGGAGACGATGGTGGTCGGAGATCTTTGGGAACAGTCGCTTCAAAAGATTCGAGGGAGCATTTCGAGCCAGACCTACGAGGCATGGTTCAAGAATCTCGGTCCGCTGGAGTTCGACGGCGCGACGCTCGTGCTCGAGGTTCCGAACCAGTTCTACGTTGATTGGCTCGACCAGCACTACCGCCACTTGATCGAGAGCTCGGTCGGGGCGGTCGCCGAGCGCTCGATCGGCATCTCGTTCCACGTGCGACCCGAGCAGCCCACCGCGCCGTCGCGGGAATTTCGCCCGCGCGCCCCGCTCCCCACTCGCGACGAGAGCAATCTTGGCCCGAACAACACGTTCGATACCTTCATCGTCGGGAGCGGCAATCAGTTCGCGCACGCCGTCTGCCAGGCGGTGGCGCAAAGTCCCGGCGAACGCTACAACCCGCTCTTCATCTACGGCGGCGTCGGCCTCGGGAAGACCCACCTGATGCACGCGATCGGACACCACGTACGCGCGATGCGCCCCTCGGCCCGGGTCTTCTTCGTGACGGCCGAGAAATTCATGAACGAGATGATCTACGCGATCCAACACGCGACCACCCTGGAGTTCAAGAGCCGCTACCGGACCGCCGACGTGCTCCTGATCGACGACATCCAGTTCCTCGCCGGCAAGGAGAGCACGCAGGAGGAGTTCTTCCACACCTTCAACACGCTCCACGGCGCCCACAAGCAGATCGTTCTGACGAGCGACAGCCCGCCCAACTCGATCACGGCCCTCGAGGAGCGCCTGATCTCGCGCTTCACGTGGGGAGTGATCGCGGATCTCCAGGCGCCCGACCTCGAGACCCGGGTGGCGATCGTGAAGAAGAAGGCCGAGCTTCAGGCCCGGAGCATCCCCAACGAGATCGCGCTCCTGCTCGCGAGCAACATCAAGACCAACATCCGCGAGCTGGAGGGTTCCCTCTCGCGACTCATCGCGTTCTCCGATCTGACCGGCCAGCCGCTCACGGTCGAGTTCGCGCAGGAAGTCTTGCGCGATCAGATCAAGCCCGACTTAGCGCGCGTGGACGTTCTCGACATCCAGCGGGCCGTGGCGAAGCACTTCGGCGTGAGCGAGGAGTCGATGCGCGGGAAGCGCCGCACGGAGACGATCGCCTTCCCCCGTCAGATCGGGATGTACGTCACGCGGTCGATCACGGATCTGTCGTTGGCGGAGATCGGCGCCAAGTTCGGCGGCCGCGACCACACGACGGTGATGCACGCCTGCCAGAAGATCGAGAACCTGATGGTCACCGACCGGGAGCTGCGCCTCGTGGTCGAGGACTTGATGGCGGTGTTGAGTCGGTAAATGTGGCGGTAGAGGGGCGTCAGTCGTCGACGGTGTCCAAGTCGTTGGGGAGAGCTCCTAGAACCATGTGCACGTAGGCGGGGATTTGTAAGCCCTTCAGCTCCAGGCCCGGCGGGAACGGAAACTCCGAGGGCTTTCGCAGAAGAAATACGTCGATCAGGAAGCCTACTAACTTCCGGTGGTACTGAAGCGCCTCCTCGTCACAATCGAAACACTCATTGTTGATCCAAGAGTCCGTGACTCTCGCCTGCCCCCCACCGGACTCGAACCGAACTCCATAATTCGCAATTCCGGTCCAGCTGCGGTGAAATGCGAGCCACGGCGGATCGAAAATTATGTCCCACTTTTGGTCCATGTCGCTGGATTTGAAACCTGCGGCAATCCGTCCGAATTCATCCGCGTCGTACGTAGCGGTGAAGCCGAGGGCGGCGCGGCAGTCGGGAAGTGGGAGGTAGGGATCGTTCATCAGCCTATTTGCCTACTGAGCATCGAAGACATCGCGAGGCCTCTCCTCATCTAGCTCACCCCCTCGAGGATGTCGCGAATCGCTTCGATCGTGTTCCAATTGCGGGTGGTTGCGGGGACGCCGAAGATCTTCTCGACGACCTCGTTGGGGTACAGGAGCGATCGGCCGAGCCGTCGCCAAAGGCTGACCGCGAACTTGCCTGAGACGGCCACGACCTTGACCTGCCATTCTGCGCCGTCAGGGCGGAGGATCGGAAGGCGAGGCAACGTCTGGGGCCGCTTCCCCAAGACGGTGACGAACCGCTTCGCGCCCTTCGGGATCGGCTGACCCGCGAAAGGATCCGTCCACACCAAGTTCTGGAGATCGGCCGCTGGGCAGATCATCAGCTCGGCCTTGAACGGCAGCCTCTTGTTTAACTCGGCCCGCAGCTTCGCCTGGCTGACCGTCTTCCGCACCACGAATGTCCCCGCCGCGCCCACGTTGACGACGTCGAGGGCCACCAACTCCTTCGCGAGCGCCGCGGGACGGAAGGTCTTGTGCCCCCCGACATTCACGCCCCTCATGAACACGACCAAAGCCATGTCCCTTCCCCCGTGGTTTCAGGAATCCTGGGAATCCTACTAGAATCAGCCAATGAATGACCCAGTCATCGTAATCGGCGCCGGAGCTGCGGGGTTCATGGCGGCGATTTTCTCAGCTGGCGGCCCCGGCGGCGGCGGCGACGCTCTGAACGGCAAGCGCCGCGTCCTCCTCCTCGAGCGGACCCACGACGGCGGTCGGAAGATCCTCATGAGTGGCGGAGGGCGTTGCAACGTTCTCCCCTCCGAGCTCGACCCCGCGCGCTTCGTCACTGCTTCCTCCCCGAACACCTTGAAGAAGCTCCTCCTTGCCTGGCCCCTCCGAGAGCAGCGGCGCTTCTTCGAGGAGGATCTCGGTATCCAGCTCGCCCTCGAGGAGGGAACCGGAAAGCTCTTCCCGGTTTCGAACAAGGCAAAGGACGTACGCGATAGTTTGCGCGCGATGGCCGAGCGAAACGGCGTCGAGATGCGCTTTGACGCGTACGTGAATGGGTTGGAGCCGGAGGGAGCGGCGAGCGCCGGTCGTGAGGCGGGCGGCGGCAAGGCGGGCGGCGACGACGCATCGCCCTCGTGGAAGGTTCGCCTCGCGAGCGGCGTCTTCCTCCGCGCCTCGCGCGTCATCATCGCGACCGGCGGACTCTCGATCCCCGCGACCGGAAGCGACGGTACCGGCATCGACATCGTGCGCCGCCTCGGTCACACGATCCACGACACTTATCCCGCGCTGACCCCGCTCACCTTGGTGCCGCCTCGATACGGCGCTCTCTCGGGCATTTCGCTGCCAGTCTCGCTGGAGGCACCGGGCCCGAAGCGAAAGTTCACGACTCGGGGAGGGTTCCTATTCACCCACAAGGGTTATAGCGGTCCATCGGTGCTCAATCTCTCGCACCTCGCCATACTCTCGAAGCGTGACGGCGGCCCCGCCCAGGAGATATTTGTC from Candidatus Eisenbacteria bacterium harbors:
- a CDS encoding aminoacetone oxidase family FAD-binding enzyme; the encoded protein is MNDPVIVIGAGAAGFMAAIFSAGGPGGGGDALNGKRRVLLLERTHDGGRKILMSGGGRCNVLPSELDPARFVTASSPNTLKKLLLAWPLREQRRFFEEDLGIQLALEEGTGKLFPVSNKAKDVRDSLRAMAERNGVEMRFDAYVNGLEPEGAASAGREAGGGKAGGDDASPSWKVRLASGVFLRASRVIIATGGLSIPATGSDGTGIDIVRRLGHTIHDTYPALTPLTLVPPRYGALSGISLPVSLEAPGPKRKFTTRGGFLFTHKGYSGPSVLNLSHLAILSKRDGGPAQEIFVQWTERDEKAWDRALREGEGSVLTALRRSLPARLAEALLEDVRVDGTTPLSQLSRDERLRVVEALTHHRLPWTGDEGYKRAEVTGGGVALNEIDPRTLESRLHPGLYLCGEILDAFGPIGGYNFAWAFSTGRAAGLGAARPPGGDS
- a CDS encoding DUF1697 domain-containing protein, translated to MALVVFMRGVNVGGHKTFRPAALAKELVALDVVNVGAAGTFVVRKTVSQAKLRAELNKRLPFKAELMICPAADLQNLVWTDPFAGQPIPKGAKRFVTVLGKRPQTLPRLPILRPDGAEWQVKVVAVSGKFAVSLWRRLGRSLLYPNEVVEKIFGVPATTRNWNTIEAIRDILEGVS
- the dnaA gene encoding chromosomal replication initiator protein DnaA codes for the protein METMVVGDLWEQSLQKIRGSISSQTYEAWFKNLGPLEFDGATLVLEVPNQFYVDWLDQHYRHLIESSVGAVAERSIGISFHVRPEQPTAPSREFRPRAPLPTRDESNLGPNNTFDTFIVGSGNQFAHAVCQAVAQSPGERYNPLFIYGGVGLGKTHLMHAIGHHVRAMRPSARVFFVTAEKFMNEMIYAIQHATTLEFKSRYRTADVLLIDDIQFLAGKESTQEEFFHTFNTLHGAHKQIVLTSDSPPNSITALEERLISRFTWGVIADLQAPDLETRVAIVKKKAELQARSIPNEIALLLASNIKTNIRELEGSLSRLIAFSDLTGQPLTVEFAQEVLRDQIKPDLARVDVLDIQRAVAKHFGVSEESMRGKRRTETIAFPRQIGMYVTRSITDLSLAEIGAKFGGRDHTTVMHACQKIENLMVTDRELRLVVEDLMAVLSR
- a CDS encoding 50S ribosomal protein L34 → MKRTFQPHNRRRKKVHGFRERMSSRGGRAVLKRRRERGRKRLTV
- the yidC gene encoding membrane protein insertase YidC, with product MDRRTILAVVLIMAVLIGDQFLMSRWGRNRHPAQPTTGQDSTGMAGSPGVAPSQSSTQTPTSTTPAKPGGGTAALVATSGPRVHAAPIVERQLTSGLANATFTSKGATISEWILPKYPDLAHGKVPVNLVPPGQRALQLIVTTPYFTYDFTDVPFRVVPPAAMDTSITFVAEDSSGVRVSKTYRMGPNSVALDLELRITVPVQYGPIQYRWGWAQALPVTDTMLNPRLNQAVALVGDKLEVVDAVHIQKDGARALKGNIRWAGDRSKYFVAAIVPDSATVEDAQFTKLEDGQPTVWLLGAAPPGTEVVRHARLYAGPIHYNTLVALGAELDRLANLGWRWITGLSALLLWCLNFIHKHIPNYGIAIILISLATKLVFYPLTQSSLRSMKVMHHLQPQVKSIQDKYKNDPAKMNQAMMALYKEYKVNPVSGCLPMLLQIPVFFALYNVLLNSIELRGAGFMAYVQDLSTPDVLMRVAGFPVHLFPVIMTGSTYLMQSQTPVAPQQKTMMMLMPVMMLVFMYSFPSGVILYWTMNNVLSAIQQYLVNAAEDRKMAAGG
- the rnpA gene encoding ribonuclease P protein component, giving the protein MAGAIPPRDRRLHSGWQFREVYRSGRSFPGVLMTLVSLGRPEEHGRVAFVASRKVGTAVKRNRAKRLLREAFRGVPAARREESSWRIWIARTPCAAATLHDVSGEMNRLLSKEPA
- the yidD gene encoding membrane protein insertion efficiency factor YidD, producing MTALLIFFVRAYRAMISVVLPRACRFEPSCSVYAEEALTRHGALSGFGLALRRILRCHPFHPGGYDPVP